A portion of the Lolium rigidum isolate FL_2022 chromosome 1, APGP_CSIRO_Lrig_0.1, whole genome shotgun sequence genome contains these proteins:
- the LOC124651460 gene encoding uncharacterized protein LOC124651460 gives MYATWPLSLLLRNPEAVLRPPPDGGNSGYLVVKDIDDDSDDEQVWCTGGVRSRSLVENLPFPQNRVFRVGYDDGDGENKAKDTVLFVPVLDQPLASNRYYPVIASGRKKGLVRACSREEDMTPGCFGMSVNDVEPRPFDPADIYQQIEIVQRRRGQFTAKAVAPDGIPYKLYGSKYWRAYASRPKNLDLGEARGINAAVRSRQLTTPRPRAVVGRWYCPFYLVKEGGLSPAEQLDRAAFYEVTLEQRWEPIRDDAVSSRVLIGGSIEARQEVSSSSYGNGYVWFISPATWQRVGVSTAMWERMRWEEYMAGWADEETGWVPGQSVLVERFTVKRRDGSVAMAFDFVHINKITA, from the coding sequence ATGTATGCAACGTGGCCGCTTTCTCTCTTGCTGAGAAACCCGGAGGCCGTGCTACGGCCGCCTCCGGACGGCGGGAACTCGGGTTACCTCGTCGTGAAGGAcatcgacgacgacagcgatgatgagcAGGTGTGGTGCACGGGCGGCGTCCGCAGCAGGTCTCTGGTGGAGAACCTCCCGTTCCCACAGAACCGCGTGTTCAGGGTTGGGTACGACGATGGGGACggcgagaacaaggccaaggacaCCGTGTTGTTCGTGCCCGTCCTGGACCAGCCACTCGCGTCCAACCGCTACTACCCCGTCATCGCGTCTGGGAGAAAGAAAGGCCTCGTGAGGGCGTGCTCCCGTGAGGAGGACATGACCCCGGGCTGCTTCGGCATGTCCGTCAACGACGTCGAGCCGCGCCCGTTCGACCCGGCCGACATCTACCAGCAGATCGAGATCGTCCAGCGCCGGAGGGGGCAGTTCACGGCCAAGGCGGTCGCGCCGGACGGCATCCCGTACAAGCTATACGGCAGCAAGTACTGGCGCGCGTACGCCTCCAGGCCAAAGAACTTGGACCTCGGCGAGGCGCGGGGCATCAACGCCGCGGTCCGGTCGCGCCAGCTCACGACGCCACGGCCACGGGCCGTGGTTGGGAGATGGTATTGCCCATTCTACCTCGTCAAAGAAGGCGGCCTCTCCCCGGCGGAGCAGCTGGACCGCGCAGCGTTCTACGAGGTGacgctggagcagcgatgggaGCCAATCCGCGATGACGCCGTCTCGTCCAGGGTGCTTATCGGCGGGAGCATCGAGGCGAGGCAGGAGGTGTCGAGCTCAAGCTACGGTAACGGGTACGTCTGGTTCATCTCACCAGCTACGTGGCAGAGGGTGGGAGTGTCTACTGCCATGTGGGAGAGGATGCGATGGGAGGAGTACATGGCCGGGTGGGCCGACGAGGAGACCGGGTGGGTTCCCGGACAGTCGGTGCTGGTGGAGAGGTTCACGGTGAAGAGAAGGGACGGCAGCGTCGCCATGGCTTTTGACTTTGTGCACATCAACAAGATCACTGCATAG